A stretch of the Planktothricoides raciborskii GIHE-MW2 genome encodes the following:
- the purM gene encoding phosphoribosylformylglycinamidine cyclo-ligase gives MDYKQAGVDVEAGRAFVDRIRKMVGSTHRPEVLGGIGGFSGYFQMPTGYREPILVSGTDGVGTKLKLAQQGNQHSTVGIDLVAMCVNDILTSGAEPLFFLDYLATSQLDPEQMSQVVSGIVEGCKQSGCTLLGGETAEMPGFYQPGEYDLAGFAVGVVEKSQLLDGSQVKSGDVAIGLASSGVHSNGFSLVRKIVFDHGYSWTDTPSLLGGACLGEVLLTPTQIYVKPVLAARDAGIEIHAMAHITGGGLPENLPRCLPPGKSIQIDVNSWTVPPIFEWIATVGEVNRPEMFNTFNMGIGFVVLVSPQQANQAIQWFESQQIPAYRIGEVIDGSGGLIGIPES, from the coding sequence ATGGACTATAAACAAGCAGGTGTAGATGTTGAAGCCGGTCGCGCTTTTGTCGATCGCATTCGTAAGATGGTCGGCAGTACCCATCGACCAGAAGTTTTGGGAGGCATTGGCGGATTTAGTGGTTATTTTCAAATGCCCACGGGTTATCGAGAACCCATCCTGGTTTCCGGCACCGATGGGGTGGGTACAAAGCTGAAACTAGCCCAGCAAGGGAATCAACACAGCACCGTAGGCATCGATTTAGTGGCTATGTGCGTCAACGATATTTTGACTTCCGGGGCTGAACCGTTATTTTTCTTGGACTATTTAGCCACAAGTCAACTCGACCCAGAACAAATGAGTCAGGTGGTTTCCGGCATTGTGGAAGGATGCAAGCAATCTGGTTGTACCCTTCTCGGTGGGGAAACCGCCGAAATGCCCGGTTTTTATCAGCCCGGAGAATATGACCTGGCTGGGTTTGCTGTGGGGGTGGTGGAAAAAAGCCAGTTGCTCGATGGTTCTCAGGTAAAATCAGGAGATGTGGCGATCGGACTAGCCAGTTCTGGGGTTCACAGTAACGGCTTTAGTCTGGTTAGAAAAATCGTCTTTGACCACGGCTACAGTTGGACCGATACCCCTAGTTTGCTCGGAGGTGCTTGCTTGGGTGAAGTGCTCCTAACTCCCACCCAGATATATGTCAAACCTGTTTTAGCCGCTAGAGACGCGGGCATAGAAATTCATGCCATGGCTCATATTACTGGCGGCGGTTTGCCGGAAAATCTGCCCCGCTGTTTGCCCCCAGGAAAATCGATTCAAATTGATGTGAATAGCTGGACTGTACCGCCAATTTTTGAATGGATTGCCACTGTTGGTGAAGTGAATCGGCCAGAAATGTTCAATACTTTTAATATGGGGATTGGTTTTGTGGTTCTCGTGTCCCCGCAGCAAGCGAACCAAGCGATTCAATGGTTTGAAAGTCAACAAATTCCCGCTTATCGGATTGGTGAAGTAATTGATGGGTCTGGAGGCTTAATCGGGATTCCTGAAAGTTAA
- the ggt gene encoding gamma-glutamyltransferase, translated as MQNFAGLFYRYFLSVFSISYSLILLGWSQDISSVEGIRESPLQNRESPLQNPESPLQNREFGYKKGMVVAAHPLASDAGLAMLQKGGNAVDAAVATAFVISVVEPFSAGIGGGGFLLLREANSGDIRALDFRERSPLAATRDMYLDENGQVIPRASLDGHLAVGVPGTVAGLYEVHQKYGQLPWATVVAQAISWANDGFPVGEYFVYSAEQRREVLLKNPAARAIFTKDGEIHAVGDRLVQPDLGKTLQQIAANWQSFYTGEIAQAIADDMAKNGGLITLADLKAYQPIWREPVCGLVLELRVCSMPPPSSGGVHLLQILNIITAKPANDSETIQSWAWQDPKALHLLAGAMQIAYADRSLYLGDPDFVTVPVQEIISPIYGQQRRQEIDLGRARSQTEVKPVDEATLKRLQAGESENTTHLTVVDQDRNVVSLTFTVNGNFGAGVVTPGTGILLNNEMDDFAIAPLVPNLFGLVGDDANAIAPKKTPLSSMTPTIVTKPQEGDRFFMAVGSPGGSTIITTVLQLILNVAVYDQDANGAVSAPRIHHQWLPDKLWIETGTDGGEFDSGTLAALENLGYSLDLRDTWGNANLIIQTKDGFLDGAADPRREGAARGF; from the coding sequence ATGCAAAATTTCGCGGGTTTATTTTATCGGTATTTTCTATCGGTATTTTCTATTAGTTATAGCCTGATTTTACTGGGGTGGAGTCAAGACATTTCTTCAGTAGAGGGGATTCGCGAATCGCCCCTACAAAATCGCGAATCGCCCCTACAAAATCCCGAATCACCCTTACAAAATCGCGAATTTGGTTATAAAAAAGGCATGGTGGTTGCGGCTCATCCTCTGGCTAGTGATGCCGGTTTAGCTATGCTCCAAAAAGGAGGAAATGCCGTAGACGCCGCTGTTGCCACTGCTTTTGTGATTTCTGTGGTGGAACCTTTTTCCGCTGGGATTGGTGGGGGTGGGTTTTTGCTGTTGCGAGAGGCGAATAGTGGGGATATTCGGGCGTTGGATTTTCGAGAACGATCGCCTCTCGCTGCTACAAGAGATATGTATTTGGATGAGAATGGTCAAGTGATTCCCCGCGCTAGTTTGGATGGTCATTTAGCGGTGGGAGTTCCGGGAACCGTGGCAGGTTTATATGAGGTTCACCAGAAGTATGGTCAGTTGCCTTGGGCAACAGTGGTGGCCCAGGCGATCTCCTGGGCAAATGATGGTTTCCCCGTGGGAGAATATTTTGTTTATTCGGCGGAACAACGGCGCGAAGTGTTACTGAAAAATCCCGCAGCTAGGGCAATTTTTACCAAAGATGGGGAAATACACGCGGTGGGCGATCGCCTGGTGCAGCCAGACCTGGGCAAGACTTTGCAGCAAATAGCCGCGAATTGGCAAAGTTTCTATACCGGGGAAATTGCTCAGGCGATCGCTGATGATATGGCCAAAAATGGCGGTCTGATTACCTTGGCAGACCTGAAAGCCTATCAACCGATTTGGCGAGAACCCGTTTGTGGTCTGGTTCTGGAACTGCGAGTCTGTTCTATGCCACCGCCGTCTTCTGGAGGCGTTCACTTATTACAAATTTTAAATATTATTACGGCTAAACCTGCGAACGATAGCGAAACAATTCAATCTTGGGCATGGCAAGACCCGAAGGCTTTACATTTATTGGCAGGGGCGATGCAAATTGCTTATGCTGACCGTTCTTTATATTTGGGCGACCCAGATTTTGTCACGGTTCCGGTACAAGAAATCATTAGTCCTATCTATGGGCAACAGCGACGCCAAGAAATTGACCTGGGTCGGGCGCGATCGCAAACCGAAGTCAAACCCGTGGATGAAGCGACTCTGAAACGCTTACAAGCCGGTGAGTCTGAGAATACTACCCATCTAACGGTGGTGGATCAAGACCGAAATGTGGTTAGTCTGACTTTTACGGTTAATGGCAATTTTGGGGCCGGGGTGGTGACTCCAGGAACGGGAATTTTGTTGAATAATGAGATGGATGATTTTGCGATCGCGCCGTTGGTGCCGAATTTGTTTGGTTTGGTGGGGGATGATGCTAATGCGATCGCCCCGAAAAAAACGCCCCTTTCTAGTATGACCCCAACCATTGTCACCAAACCCCAAGAGGGCGATCGCTTTTTCATGGCTGTTGGTTCTCCTGGTGGCAGCACCATTATCACCACGGTGTTACAGCTTATTCTCAATGTCGCTGTCTATGATCAGGATGCGAATGGGGCGGTTTCTGCCCCGCGAATTCATCACCAATGGTTGCCCGATAAGTTGTGGATTGAAACTGGCACAGACGGCGGTGAATTTGACTCAGGAACCCTGGCAGCTTTAGAAAATTTGGGATATTCTCTCGATCTAAGAGATACCTGGGGCAATGCTAATTTGATTATTCAAACCAAAGACGGGTTTTTAGATGGGGCCGCTGACCCTCGGAGAGAAGGGGCTGCTAGAGGCTTTTAG
- a CDS encoding bifunctional pantoate--beta-alanine ligase/(d)CMP kinase encodes MRLFTTVAALRCYLDLHGFSLNVGFVPTMGALHQGHLSLVERAKTENDIVVVSIFVNPLQFGPQEDLQKYPRVLEKDRQLCEDAGVDVIFAPTPEEMGIGETPTLTQVVPPGILMSGLCGRSRLGHFQGVATIVTKLLNIVTPTRAYFGQKDAQQLAVIRRLVADLNSNVEIVGCPIVREPSGLALSSRNQYLSPEEKELAAVLYRSLQRGAEVLSTGNSRSDEIISAVKAEILETCAAKPEIPTEIDYVELVDLNTMQPLETVAETGLLAIAVRIGSTRLIDNIVLRNRQPVIAIDGPAGAGKSTVAKQVANQLGLHYLDTGAMYRAVTWLVLQSGIPLDDEPAVAELVANAEISMWHPEGQPSQISINGQNVTEAIRSQSVTSQVSAIAAQKEVRRLLVREQQRYGRTGGIVGEGRDLGTHVFPNAELKIYLTASVAERARRRQQDLINLGLGEMSLKQLEKDIAERDRLDSTRAIAPLRKATDAIEIQTDSLTIAQVVEQIVQLYQQRLMVDG; translated from the coding sequence GTGCGTCTGTTTACCACAGTTGCCGCCTTACGCTGCTATTTAGACTTACATGGCTTTTCATTGAATGTGGGCTTTGTCCCGACAATGGGTGCGCTCCACCAAGGTCATCTCAGTTTAGTCGAACGGGCAAAAACTGAAAACGATATTGTGGTGGTGAGTATTTTTGTGAATCCTTTGCAATTTGGTCCCCAGGAAGATTTACAAAAATACCCCCGTGTTTTGGAGAAAGACCGACAGTTGTGTGAGGATGCCGGAGTTGATGTGATTTTTGCCCCAACTCCCGAAGAAATGGGAATCGGGGAAACTCCCACTCTGACTCAGGTGGTTCCTCCAGGCATTCTGATGTCGGGCTTGTGTGGCCGATCGCGCCTGGGGCATTTTCAGGGAGTGGCGACCATTGTCACGAAGCTGTTAAATATCGTGACTCCGACTAGGGCTTATTTTGGCCAAAAAGATGCTCAACAGTTGGCGGTGATTCGTCGATTAGTGGCGGATTTAAACTCCAATGTGGAAATTGTCGGCTGTCCAATTGTCCGAGAACCGTCAGGACTGGCTTTGAGTTCGCGGAATCAATATCTCAGCCCAGAGGAAAAAGAATTAGCAGCGGTATTATATCGATCGCTGCAACGGGGGGCAGAGGTTTTATCTACGGGCAATAGTCGCAGTGATGAGATTATCAGCGCGGTAAAAGCAGAAATCCTAGAAACTTGTGCCGCTAAACCAGAGATTCCCACAGAAATAGACTATGTGGAACTGGTCGATCTCAATACTATGCAACCACTAGAAACTGTGGCGGAAACGGGTTTATTGGCGATCGCGGTGCGGATTGGTTCTACACGGTTAATTGACAACATAGTGTTACGCAATCGTCAGCCGGTAATTGCGATCGATGGGCCTGCGGGGGCGGGAAAATCCACCGTTGCCAAACAAGTTGCCAACCAACTAGGTTTACATTATCTAGATACCGGGGCAATGTATCGCGCTGTCACCTGGCTAGTCTTACAATCGGGAATTCCCCTAGACGATGAACCGGCAGTAGCAGAATTAGTCGCTAATGCAGAGATTTCTATGTGGCATCCCGAAGGGCAACCGAGTCAAATCTCGATTAATGGCCAAAATGTTACGGAAGCCATTCGCAGCCAAAGCGTGACTTCCCAAGTTTCCGCGATCGCAGCCCAAAAAGAAGTCCGACGGTTACTGGTACGGGAACAACAACGCTATGGACGGACCGGAGGCATTGTTGGGGAAGGACGAGACTTGGGGACTCATGTATTCCCCAATGCGGAATTAAAGATATATTTAACCGCCAGCGTTGCAGAACGAGCTCGGCGCCGTCAACAAGATTTGATTAATCTGGGGCTAGGAGAAATGAGTCTTAAGCAATTAGAAAAAGACATTGCCGAACGCGATCGCCTGGATAGTACGAGGGCGATCGCGCCTTTGCGTAAAGCCACCGATGCCATTGAAATTCAAACCGACTCTCTCACCATTGCCCAAGTGGTTGAGCAAATTGTCCAACTATATCAACAGCGGTTGATGGTTGATGGTTGA
- a CDS encoding septal ring lytic transglycosylase RlpA family protein produces the protein MKKQLWHSLTAMALLSTIGMSEAVSAQSSAKAERQNIQNISMQNISEVSPHEPHKNIHKLPRKSSRLAFQGIKNSGRSYNEGWASWYGPGFDGNYTASGEVFDQYDMTAAHPSLPFGTLVQVTNLDNGASVTVRINDRGPFAGGRIIDLSAGAAEALGMIYTGEAYVVLQVLN, from the coding sequence ATGAAAAAACAACTTTGGCATAGCCTGACCGCAATGGCACTGCTTTCTACTATTGGCATGAGTGAAGCAGTAAGTGCTCAGTCAAGCGCAAAAGCTGAACGGCAGAATATCCAGAATATTTCTATGCAGAATATTTCTGAGGTATCGCCGCATGAACCTCATAAAAATATCCATAAACTTCCGCGCAAATCTTCCAGACTTGCGTTCCAAGGTATCAAGAATTCTGGTCGATCTTACAACGAAGGCTGGGCATCATGGTATGGTCCGGGGTTTGATGGCAACTACACCGCCAGCGGTGAAGTTTTTGACCAGTATGACATGACCGCAGCCCATCCGTCTCTTCCTTTTGGGACGTTGGTGCAAGTGACTAATTTGGATAATGGGGCGTCGGTGACGGTGCGAATTAACGATCGCGGCCCATTTGCCGGTGGCCGAATTATTGACTTGTCTGCTGGTGCGGCTGAAGCATTGGGCATGATCTACACTGGTGAAGCTTATGTGGTTTTGCAGGTTTTAAATTAA
- a CDS encoding transposase → MNKKICGADVCKAKIVAVFLDEKPENLKAFFSDTEKFQAYEFDLDQKNVTQWLAQGFSELVLEPTGINYSWLWAEIATQNGIRVRWADHKSTRHYRESHKLPDKNDKADALALAAIGWEFGEDDDYFLKYCHNDDLSFFRDAVLQLECIEAACTRLINRARQQLCREFPEVAFSNSKEATDGEIPLWAWLAGAERKLKIKSSTHDNKWAKSVGKAYGQEISDFTRFLAQQIRTLKLEEERILKDLKKRMRSPEFMPYQKVMTAFGFNVKLQALVIALCYPIDRFFTPKGFRAARAKFKQRLGFGRIEESYGDKKKTKVSGSALGREFVNHLISRTCGNSKKWVPKNHYQDRLLDYYNFTVKKWCGSPEAIKAKQDQEEKDKLMRDIKDQMGAKLSKEQMAQIEEIVRGKVKEVKVEKLTSNQAKKKWQRLINSRVAAKCVEMLWQALMDEIYPKA, encoded by the coding sequence ATGAATAAAAAAATCTGTGGCGCTGATGTCTGCAAAGCCAAAATTGTGGCTGTCTTCTTGGACGAAAAGCCGGAAAACTTGAAAGCGTTTTTCTCTGACACGGAAAAGTTTCAAGCCTACGAATTTGATCTAGACCAAAAAAACGTTACTCAATGGTTAGCTCAAGGGTTTTCAGAGTTAGTCCTTGAGCCAACGGGAATAAATTATTCTTGGCTATGGGCTGAAATTGCTACTCAAAATGGAATTCGCGTCCGATGGGCAGACCACAAAAGCACTCGTCACTATCGCGAATCGCACAAGCTCCCAGACAAAAACGATAAAGCTGATGCCTTAGCGCTGGCTGCGATCGGTTGGGAGTTCGGTGAGGATGACGACTATTTTCTCAAGTATTGCCACAACGACGACCTAAGTTTCTTTCGGGATGCGGTGCTGCAACTGGAGTGCATCGAGGCAGCGTGTACACGACTAATCAACCGCGCCCGCCAGCAACTTTGCCGGGAGTTCCCAGAAGTCGCCTTCTCAAATTCAAAGGAAGCGACCGACGGGGAAATTCCACTTTGGGCATGGTTAGCAGGCGCGGAGCGAAAGTTGAAAATCAAGTCCTCTACTCACGATAACAAATGGGCAAAATCTGTAGGCAAGGCTTATGGGCAGGAAATATCTGATTTCACCCGGTTTTTGGCTCAACAGATTCGCACCCTCAAATTAGAAGAAGAGCGAATCCTCAAAGACCTAAAAAAACGGATGCGATCGCCAGAATTTATGCCTTATCAAAAGGTGATGACGGCGTTCGGGTTTAATGTAAAGCTTCAAGCCTTAGTCATCGCCCTGTGCTATCCCATAGACCGATTTTTTACCCCAAAGGGATTCCGCGCAGCCCGTGCCAAATTTAAGCAACGCTTGGGATTTGGTCGGATAGAGGAGTCATATGGGGATAAGAAAAAAACGAAAGTCTCAGGGTCAGCCTTGGGTCGCGAGTTTGTCAATCATTTAATCTCGCGAACTTGCGGTAATTCTAAAAAATGGGTTCCGAAAAATCACTATCAAGACCGGCTTTTAGACTACTATAATTTTACGGTGAAAAAGTGGTGTGGCAGCCCAGAGGCGATTAAAGCGAAGCAAGACCAAGAAGAAAAAGACAAGCTCATGCGGGACATAAAAGACCAAATGGGAGCAAAGCTATCAAAAGAGCAGATGGCTCAAATTGAGGAAATTGTGCGAGGAAAAGTAAAAGAGGTAAAAGTTGAAAAACTTACCTCCAATCAAGCCAAGAAAAAGTGGCAGCGGTTGATAAATTCTCGCGTCGCGGCGAAATGCGTTGAAATGCTGTGGCAAGCTTTGATGGATGAGATTTATCCCAAGGCATAG
- a CDS encoding CHAT domain-containing protein translates to MNYRSNPIADLLPSDPNAHVIFIPQDELFLVLFPALVDENDTYLIEKHTILTDPSIHSISGFNR, encoded by the coding sequence ATGAATTACCGATCAAACCCGATCGCGGATTTACTTCCCTCAGACCCGAATGCTCATGTGATTTTTATTCCTCAAGATGAGTTATTTCTGGTTCTTTTTCCCGCTTTAGTGGATGAAAATGACACTTATTTAATCGAAAAACACACGATTCTTACTGATCCTTCGATTCATTCAATCTCTGGGTTTAACCGCTGA
- a CDS encoding aldehyde dehydrogenase, which produces MTQTITKSNVKELIQAQRQFFATGQTKELAFRLEQLQRLKKTIQDSEQKILDALKADLNKPELEGMLEVAVIQDINYILKHLKSWVKPQKVKTPLDQFPASAKIYAEPLGVVLIIGPWNYPFSLMIAPLLGAIAAGNCAILKPSELAPNTSAIVTEVIRKTFDPNYIAVIEGGVETSQQLLAEKFDHIFFTGGTKIGQIVMEAAAKHLTPVTLELGGKSPCIVEPDIDVKTAAKRITWGKFINGGQTCIAPDYLLVNQGIKSQLIAEIKQCIADFYGSDPANSPDYPRIISDRHFQRLTSFLSEGEILIGGQNNRENRYIAPTLIDNISPDSAIMEDEIFGPILPILAYRDLSEAIALINSRPKPLALYIFSQDKTKQEQVLKNTSSGGVCINDTIVHIASPDLPFGGVGDSGIGSYHGKASFDTFSHKKSVLSKSFMFDLDWRYAPYTPDKLKLLKKLFLG; this is translated from the coding sequence ATGACTCAGACCATAACAAAATCTAATGTCAAGGAACTAATCCAAGCGCAACGGCAATTCTTTGCCACGGGGCAAACCAAGGAACTGGCATTTCGCCTAGAACAACTGCAACGGCTGAAAAAAACCATTCAAGACTCTGAACAAAAAATCCTGGATGCGTTGAAGGCTGATTTAAATAAGCCAGAGTTAGAGGGAATGTTGGAAGTAGCGGTGATTCAGGACATTAATTATATCCTGAAACATCTGAAATCTTGGGTCAAACCCCAGAAAGTAAAAACGCCTTTGGATCAATTTCCTGCATCGGCCAAAATTTATGCAGAACCTTTGGGGGTTGTGCTGATTATTGGGCCGTGGAATTATCCATTTTCTTTAATGATTGCGCCGTTATTAGGCGCGATCGCTGCTGGCAACTGTGCCATTCTCAAACCCTCAGAACTTGCCCCGAATACATCGGCGATCGTCACTGAAGTAATCCGCAAAACCTTTGACCCCAATTATATTGCTGTCATCGAAGGTGGAGTCGAAACCAGTCAACAGTTACTTGCCGAAAAATTTGACCATATATTCTTTACAGGCGGCACCAAAATCGGCCAAATTGTCATGGAAGCAGCGGCCAAACATTTAACACCTGTCACTTTAGAACTTGGGGGAAAAAGTCCCTGTATTGTCGAACCAGATATTGATGTAAAAACTGCCGCTAAAAGAATTACTTGGGGCAAATTTATTAATGGTGGGCAAACTTGTATTGCCCCGGATTACTTGTTAGTAAATCAAGGGATTAAATCTCAATTAATTGCCGAAATAAAACAATGTATTGCCGATTTTTATGGCAGCGATCCAGCCAATAGTCCAGACTATCCTCGGATTATTTCTGATCGACATTTTCAACGGCTGACATCATTTTTGTCAGAAGGAGAAATTCTAATTGGCGGGCAAAATAATCGAGAAAACCGTTATATTGCCCCCACATTAATTGATAATATTTCTCCTGATTCAGCTATCATGGAAGATGAGATATTTGGGCCAATTTTACCAATTTTAGCATATCGGGATTTATCAGAGGCGATCGCGTTGATTAATAGTCGGCCAAAACCCCTCGCCTTGTATATATTTTCCCAAGACAAAACCAAACAAGAGCAAGTTTTAAAAAATACCTCATCTGGGGGAGTTTGCATCAATGACACCATCGTGCATATTGCCTCTCCTGACTTACCCTTTGGTGGAGTAGGGGACAGTGGCATTGGCAGCTATCATGGCAAAGCTTCTTTCGACACATTTTCTCATAAGAAAAGTGTCTTAAGTAAATCATTTATGTTCGACTTAGATTGGCGATATGCGCCCTACACTCCAGACAAATTAAAACTTTTGAAAAAGTTATTCCTGGGTTAA
- a CDS encoding LamG domain-containing protein, which produces MTLTGQFEVLATAETGIDFTNSQGSPVAYTFTSSGTWTSDANNPHLECTAEGIASLHPLIQDGLKQGWPDMANYTKYPKNVVYGLVAQNLTTGEVTDIGKKATIVLKPGQTLRFLMNDLFWDYGNNKGSIKVDWSGMTLVPKVMLFDGDKDYVTLPAISVNFAGGLTIEAWVWYDAFRCWSRVIDLGNGAQSDNIVLANAGTTAKLDLSVYKGSSGQDFTSPSAVLELGKWMHLAGTLDSAGNAVLYKNGLPVASGKLLVPNNINRTKNYIGKSNWTADQDFQGKMAEVRVWNRVRTQAEIQADMSKRITGKEPGLVGCWPLNEVRVEGSALKVADLTGNFTGTLTGAVLVEDSTLPVH; this is translated from the coding sequence ATGACCTTAACAGGCCAGTTTGAAGTGCTAGCGACTGCCGAGACTGGAATTGACTTTACCAATAGCCAAGGCTCCCCAGTTGCTTATACATTTACGTCGTCAGGAACTTGGACGTCGGACGCAAATAATCCCCACCTGGAATGTACCGCCGAGGGGATAGCCAGTCTCCACCCGCTGATTCAGGATGGGCTAAAACAAGGGTGGCCAGATATGGCAAACTACACGAAGTATCCCAAGAATGTCGTTTATGGCTTAGTCGCCCAAAACCTGACAACGGGTGAAGTTACCGATATTGGCAAAAAAGCCACGATCGTTCTCAAACCGGGGCAAACCTTGCGGTTCCTGATGAATGATTTATTTTGGGACTATGGCAATAACAAGGGCAGTATCAAGGTTGATTGGTCAGGCATGACTTTAGTTCCGAAAGTTATGCTGTTTGACGGCGATAAAGATTATGTCACACTGCCAGCGATAAGTGTCAACTTTGCGGGTGGTCTAACTATAGAAGCGTGGGTGTGGTATGATGCCTTCCGGTGTTGGTCGAGAGTTATCGATTTAGGCAACGGTGCCCAGTCAGATAACATTGTTTTGGCCAATGCGGGAACAACCGCCAAGTTGGACCTGAGTGTTTATAAGGGTAGTTCAGGACAAGATTTTACTTCCCCATCGGCAGTTCTAGAACTGGGTAAGTGGATGCACTTGGCAGGGACGCTAGATTCTGCAGGAAATGCCGTCCTTTACAAAAACGGCCTGCCGGTTGCTTCTGGCAAGCTACTGGTGCCAAACAACATCAATCGCACCAAAAATTACATCGGCAAAAGCAACTGGACTGCCGACCAAGATTTCCAGGGCAAGATGGCAGAAGTTCGGGTTTGGAACCGAGTTCGCACCCAAGCCGAAATCCAGGCGGATATGTCCAAGCGGATCACTGGCAAAGAGCCTGGTTTGGTCGGGTGCTGGCCATTAAATGAGGTCCGCGTGGAAGGTTCAGCGCTAAAAGTTGCAGACCTCACCGGCAATTTCACCGGTACTCTTACTGGCGCTGTCCTCGTTGAAGACAGCACCTTGCCTGTTCACTAA
- a CDS encoding polyprenyl synthetase family protein, whose translation MRDNHHPDNGTANGGFSNGNGKPHGTAGTDNHHETALRDNHHPDNGTANGGFSNGNGKPHGTAGTDNHHETALRDNHHPDNGTANGGFSNGNGKPHGTAGTDNHHPDNGIANGEVNGVIANLVASLQAPETKRGRRRDEYQGGTSLQTETSALKLPGGETLQVLTPPAAKKAEFDKKIINEALHSARVAVGVKIQEFIDKKRGGIGSYEPLYEMLADYPFRTGKMLRPTMCVSMARAVGGMGQSALTTAAALELYHNAFLIHDDIEDGSEARRGKETLHHIIGIPRAINVGDATNVLAVGMLLENLSLIGANKTLDVLHEIELMAQQSVEGQAMELDWVATNASNLTDQDYFKMCVKKTCWYSFMTPCRIGLIVGHPSAHTKDLVEPLALVTRFGMVLGIAFQIQDDLLNLQGDVKLYGKEIGGDIYEGKRTLMLNHTLAHSSAADSQKIREILALPREQKTPAQVEFIYDRMQRYGSIDRGWNVARTLANQAAEIFEQMDFLQRETPLRPSEQGVSAVHDRRFLKELIDYVIYRNV comes from the coding sequence TTGAGAGACAACCATCACCCAGACAACGGCACAGCTAATGGCGGATTCTCTAATGGTAATGGCAAACCACATGGCACGGCAGGCACAGACAACCATCACGAGACTGCATTGAGAGACAACCATCACCCAGACAACGGCACAGCTAATGGCGGATTCTCTAATGGTAATGGCAAACCACATGGCACGGCAGGCACAGACAACCATCACGAGACTGCATTGAGAGACAACCATCACCCAGACAACGGCACAGCTAATGGCGGATTCTCTAATGGTAATGGCAAACCACATGGCACGGCAGGCACAGACAACCATCACCCAGACAACGGCATAGCTAATGGGGAAGTAAATGGGGTAATAGCCAACCTAGTCGCGTCTCTTCAAGCGCCCGAAACAAAGAGGGGTAGGAGGAGGGATGAATATCAGGGGGGAACCTCTCTCCAGACAGAGACATCTGCTCTAAAATTGCCTGGGGGAGAAACGTTACAGGTACTCACTCCGCCAGCGGCAAAAAAAGCCGAGTTTGACAAGAAGATTATCAACGAAGCGCTGCACAGTGCGCGGGTGGCTGTGGGGGTGAAAATTCAGGAGTTTATCGACAAAAAACGCGGCGGAATCGGCTCCTACGAACCCCTGTATGAAATGCTGGCAGATTATCCCTTCCGCACCGGGAAAATGCTGCGTCCGACTATGTGCGTGAGTATGGCGCGAGCGGTAGGAGGGATGGGACAGTCGGCTTTGACCACAGCAGCGGCTCTAGAACTCTATCACAATGCGTTTCTAATTCACGATGACATTGAAGACGGTTCCGAGGCGCGGCGAGGCAAAGAAACTCTGCACCACATAATTGGCATTCCCCGCGCTATTAATGTGGGCGATGCCACGAATGTCCTTGCGGTGGGAATGTTGCTGGAAAACCTCTCTCTGATTGGGGCGAACAAAACCCTGGATGTGCTGCATGAGATTGAGTTGATGGCCCAGCAATCGGTGGAAGGGCAAGCGATGGAATTGGACTGGGTGGCAACAAATGCCTCGAACCTCACAGACCAAGATTATTTCAAGATGTGCGTCAAGAAAACCTGCTGGTATTCCTTTATGACGCCTTGCCGCATTGGTCTGATTGTGGGGCACCCGTCGGCACATACAAAAGATTTGGTAGAACCCTTGGCGCTCGTCACCCGATTTGGTATGGTTCTGGGAATCGCCTTTCAGATTCAAGACGACCTTTTGAATCTCCAGGGGGATGTGAAACTTTACGGTAAAGAAATTGGCGGCGATATCTATGAGGGCAAGCGCACTCTGATGCTGAATCACACGCTCGCCCACAGCTCCGCTGCCGACTCGCAAAAGATTCGGGAAATCCTGGCTCTGCCTCGGGAGCAAAAAACCCCAGCACAAGTGGAGTTTATTTACGACCGGATGCAGCGGTACGGCAGTATCGATCGCGGCTGGAATGTGGCGCGGACTTTGGCGAACCAAGCTGCTGAGATTTTTGAGCAGATGGACTTTCTCCAGCGGGAAACTCCTTTGCGCCCCAGCGAACAAGGGGTGTCCGCCGTCCACGATCGCCGCTTCCTCAAGGAACTGATCGACTACGTAATCTACCGGAATGTGTGA